ATGAACGGCGTCCTGGGCTTCAGCATGGGTTCGCAGGCGATGGCGCTCTTCCTCTGGCCGGCGGAGGGTTGGCAGCGGTGGCTGGCTTACACAATCGCCCACGAGTACTTTCACCTGGTGCGCAACCTGCTTTTCCCAAGGAGCGTGACGGGCGGCAAACTGGTCTTTGTGAAGTCGAAGGAGGCCGAGACGCTGCTGGACGCGATGATAGTGGAAGGCATGGCGGATACGTTCGCAATGAAGGTATGCCCGGACATCCGGCCGGCGTGGATAGACGCAATCAGACCGGACGACGAGGCTTACCTCTGGCCGCGCATACACCGAAGGCTTGCCGTCTCGAACCCTGGTGAGGTCCGCAGGCTCCTATTCGGCGATAATGACCGCATTCCCCCATGGACCGGCTATACACTCGGCTACAGAATGGTCCAGAAATACCTGCAGGCTTATCCGGAAACGGCACTCGGCTACCTTGTGACCCTGCCGGCGGACCAGGTATATGCTTCCGGCGGTTACGCGCCCCCTCCCTCGTCCTAGCGGCCCCAGACAGGGGCATCGTCGTTGGCCGGGTGGCTGGTCAGGTTCACAGGCAGGTCCCCATCCGAGTACATCATGTAGATTTCCATATTGCCATCGCGGATCGTCGTGAAGGCGATGAATGCGCCGTTGGGTGACCACGAGGGGTGCCAATCGTCCGCCGCGTGACGCGTCAGGTTGGTCTGCTCGCTACTGTCCGCGTTCATCACGTAAACCTCGCGGTTGCCGTCGCGGACCGAGTAGAAGGCTATCTTGGAGCCATCGGGCGACCATACAGGCCGGAAATCGCCCGCGGAGGCGGGCGTCAGGTTCACCTGGCCCGTGCCGTCTGAGTTCATCACGAAGACGTCCGCATGGCCGTTGCGCGTCGAGACGAATGTGATCTTCTCGCCGCCAGGCGAATAGACCGGCCACCAATTGTCGCCGGGAACGTTCGTCAGTCGGTTGACCGTGCGAGTCGCAAGGTCCATGACATAGATGTCCCGCTTCCCCGCCCCGTCGGAATCGAACACGATTCGCGTGCCGTCCGGGGACCACGACGGCAGGCGGCTATTCGATGCGCTCTCCGTGAGCTTGGCCCGGCCGGTGCCATCCTGGCACACGATGTAAACGTCTCGCCAGATGGCCTGGTCGGAATCGAATACAAGGCTGATCCCATCCGGAGACCAGGAGCCGGTGGTCTCGTCTACGCCGTCTGTCTGCGTAAGGTTTACGACATCTGAGCCGGCGAAGTCCATTGCGAACAGGTCAGTCCTGCCCGCCCTGTCGGACTGGAAGGCAATGCGGCCGGAGGGCGGCACCCGGATCCCCACAAGGGCGGCAGCAGGCGCAATAAAGCTCTTGTTCGAAGGGTAAATGGAGTTATCGAAAGTGACCGGGATATCCGCGCGCACAGCGGTGAACTCCGTGACCGCGATCGTGAACAGGAGCCCCGTTGCACCAAGGTCGATCGGCCGGTCTCCCCTCACGCTGAAATAGCCTGCATCGTCCGGCCCGGTTACCTGCCAGTCGCCTATAATGCCGCCCTCCTCCACGCCGACCACGCTCACGGCAACGGGCCTGGCTGTCTGTGGCTTGAAGCGTATCTCGGTAACGTTCCGGGGCACCCACGCGGCCCTGACGGCATATCTGACTGTTTCCGCTTCGGTGTCTACGACTGTGGGATCGAAAGTAAGGATCCCCTGTGTGTCCGCCCCGTAGAAGGCGGCCACGTTGAGCGCGGGGCTGATCAGCTCGCCCTGCGACCATGGCAGGTCGAACCTTACTTTTGTTGCGTACGTCACTGTGCGGCGGAGCGTAATGTAGCTGACCCTGTACTGGCCCCTGAGATCATCGACCACAACCTGGAACTGGTCGCGCAGCGCGCCGATCTCCCTGGCGATATAGTAACCGCCGCCTGTGGCCTCCGCCATGGAGCGAAGCTCGTCTTCCTGGTACACGTCGCCCACGCCGACGGCATAAAGCTGGATGTCCTCCCGCTCCGCCGCTGCTCGGGCGCCCATCCTGTCCAGGAAGCTGCTGGTGTCGCGTCCGTCGGACATGAATACCAGCGCCCGTACGACATTCGGGTCCACGTTTACAGGCGTGAAGACCCCGACTGCTGTCGCGATGCCGTCCCAAACGCGGGAGGCTCCGGACTCAAACAGCGAGCCCTCGAAGTCATCTACTGCATTGATTACCGCGGCCTTGTCGCTGGTGAGCGGTGAAAGTACGGCCGGCTCAACATTGCGGTCGTGGAACTCCACGACCCCTATCCTGTTATTACCCGGCAGGCTATTCACAGCCTGCTTGAAGGACTCCAGGACCGCCTGTGCGCCTGTGCGACCATCCGAAGTGCGCGTCCTCACCATAGAGTTGGTGAAGTCCAGGACAAAGACGACTTCAAGCTTCAGGTCCTCCGCAGCGTTAACGAAAACGCTCGTCTCGGAGTAGTCAATCTCCTCCCAGCCGTCCGTCCCCGGCCCCAGCTCATATATCTTCAGGCCAGGACGTAGCTGCTCAGCAGGCACAACCACCGCCCTGCCCTCCTGGTCACGGAGCGAAAAAGAGACGTCCACTCGTCTAGGCACCCTGCCTGCGGCCGAAACGTCGTAGAAAGAGAACTGGGGAATTGGCGTGGCCGTCGCGGTCGGAGACGGCGTGCGTGTCGGCGTGTTCGTCGGCAGCGGCGTCGGGCTCGGCGTGGCCGTTGCGGTTGGGGTGGCAGTTGGGGTGCGCGTGGCCGTCGGCGGCGCAGCGGCCGCGGTTGCGGCGGCAGGGGCCGTCGTCGGAGTCGCAGTGGGGACGATCACATCTCTGGGTGAGAGGAGTGAGGGAGGGCGCAATGGCTCTTCATCGCTCAGCGGCGTGGGCAGCGAGAGAAGGTCATCGTTGGAAGGCGAGCCGGTAGCGCCGCAAGCAATGGATGCGGCGGCAAGCAGAGCCATGAGGCCGATGAAAACGCCTTACTTCACAATTCTGCCCTTCGGGTCCGACATCACGGCGCAGCGCGCCGTCACTGGGTCCTTGTCACAATGACCTGGGTATCTTCG
This genomic stretch from SAR202 cluster bacterium harbors:
- a CDS encoding VWA domain-containing protein, with protein sequence MALLAAASIACGATGSPSNDDLLSLPTPLSDEEPLRPPSLLSPRDVIVPTATPTTAPAAATAAAAPPTATRTPTATPTATATPSPTPLPTNTPTRTPSPTATATPIPQFSFYDVSAAGRVPRRVDVSFSLRDQEGRAVVVPAEQLRPGLKIYELGPGTDGWEEIDYSETSVFVNAAEDLKLEVVFVLDFTNSMVRTRTSDGRTGAQAVLESFKQAVNSLPGNNRIGVVEFHDRNVEPAVLSPLTSDKAAVINAVDDFEGSLFESGASRVWDGIATAVGVFTPVNVDPNVVRALVFMSDGRDTSSFLDRMGARAAAEREDIQLYAVGVGDVYQEDELRSMAEATGGGYYIAREIGALRDQFQVVVDDLRGQYRVSYITLRRTVTYATKVRFDLPWSQGELISPALNVAAFYGADTQGILTFDPTVVDTEAETVRYAVRAAWVPRNVTEIRFKPQTARPVAVSVVGVEEGGIIGDWQVTGPDDAGYFSVRGDRPIDLGATGLLFTIAVTEFTAVRADIPVTFDNSIYPSNKSFIAPAAALVGIRVPPSGRIAFQSDRAGRTDLFAMDFAGSDVVNLTQTDGVDETTGSWSPDGISLVFDSDQAIWRDVYIVCQDGTGRAKLTESASNSRLPSWSPDGTRIVFDSDGAGKRDIYVMDLATRTVNRLTNVPGDNWWPVYSPGGEKITFVSTRNGHADVFVMNSDGTGQVNLTPASAGDFRPVWSPDGSKIAFYSVRDGNREVYVMNADSSEQTNLTRHAADDWHPSWSPNGAFIAFTTIRDGNMEIYMMYSDGDLPVNLTSHPANDDAPVWGR